Proteins from a genomic interval of Neisseria arctica:
- a CDS encoding AAA family ATPase has protein sequence MNPSIQEALRQLDTLILGKKNVLQQLLTCVLAGGHVLLEDVPGVGKTTLAHGLAAVLGLDFRRVQFTNDMLPADLLGVNVYRPNEGRFEFHPGPVFHRFLLADEINRASPKLQSALLEAMEERQVSVDGQTYRLPEPFIVVATQNPTEQLGTFPLPESQLDRFMMRLSMGYPAAEAERQLYAEGDRRQSLPSLQPVCDAAVLAQWQQQAAEVRFAPAAADYVYRLVAASRQPGRFVLGLSPRAGLAVVRAAKAWAFMQDRAHVLPDDIKAVWVPVTNHRVQTLQAGYNSEQALTDILNHVAVA, from the coding sequence ATGAACCCTTCCATCCAAGAGGCTTTGCGCCAACTTGATACGCTGATTTTAGGCAAAAAAAATGTTTTACAGCAGCTTTTAACTTGTGTGTTGGCCGGAGGGCATGTTTTATTGGAGGATGTTCCGGGTGTCGGCAAAACCACCTTGGCACATGGTTTGGCTGCTGTGTTGGGTTTGGATTTTCGTCGCGTGCAGTTTACCAACGATATGCTGCCGGCCGATTTGTTGGGTGTAAATGTATACCGTCCGAACGAAGGACGTTTCGAATTCCACCCCGGACCGGTGTTCCATCGTTTCTTGTTGGCCGATGAAATCAACCGAGCATCCCCGAAACTGCAATCTGCCTTATTGGAGGCAATGGAAGAGCGGCAGGTATCGGTGGATGGTCAAACCTATCGTTTGCCCGAGCCTTTTATTGTGGTTGCTACGCAGAATCCGACGGAGCAGTTGGGAACATTTCCATTGCCCGAATCACAGCTCGACCGCTTTATGATGCGCTTGAGCATGGGCTATCCTGCTGCTGAAGCAGAGAGACAACTATATGCAGAAGGCGACCGCCGTCAAAGTTTGCCGAGTTTGCAGCCGGTATGTGATGCCGCTGTGTTGGCGCAATGGCAGCAGCAGGCGGCAGAGGTTCGTTTCGCACCGGCAGCCGCGGATTATGTTTACCGTTTGGTAGCCGCCAGCCGCCAGCCGGGGCGTTTTGTATTGGGTTTAAGCCCGCGTGCGGGATTGGCGGTGGTTCGCGCTGCCAAAGCGTGGGCATTTATGCAGGACAGGGCTCATGTGCTTCCCGATGATATCAAGGCAGTGTGGGTGCCGGTAACCAACCACCGCGTACAAACCTTACAGGCCGGCTACAATAGCGAGCAGGCTTTGACGGATATTTTGAATCATGTGGCCGTTGCCTGA
- a CDS encoding RluA family pseudouridine synthase yields MPTISKDLVNHLTIPEEDAGQRLDNFLIKILKGVPKSHIQRIIRAGEVRLNKKRCKPTDRISTGDLLRIPPIRIAEKIKPVASHNAPAREFDIVYEDDALLVVNKPSGIAVHGGSGVSFGVIEQLRRARPEARYLELVHRLDKDTSGLLMIAKKRSALVKLHEAIRNDHPKKIYLALGIGKLVQDKTHVKLPLFKYTGAQGEKMVRVSEEGQSAHTIFRVLQRYNGDILHQIGLSNLTYVEATLKTGRTHQIRVHMQSQNCPIAGDERYGDYQANKRLQKIGLKRMFLHAAELHLNHPLTNEPLKLIAPLPPELEQCLLIFSNEKKA; encoded by the coding sequence ACCATTCCCGAAGAAGATGCCGGACAACGTTTGGACAACTTTTTGATCAAAATTTTGAAAGGTGTTCCTAAAAGCCATATCCAACGCATCATTCGCGCCGGAGAAGTGCGTCTGAACAAAAAACGTTGCAAGCCGACCGATCGTATTTCGACAGGCGACCTCCTGCGCATTCCGCCTATACGTATCGCCGAAAAAATCAAGCCTGTCGCGTCGCACAACGCCCCTGCCCGTGAATTTGATATCGTATATGAAGATGATGCCCTGCTGGTAGTCAACAAACCCAGCGGTATAGCCGTACACGGAGGCAGCGGTGTCAGTTTCGGAGTTATCGAGCAACTCCGGCGTGCCCGCCCCGAGGCGCGCTATCTCGAATTGGTACACCGTTTGGACAAAGATACCAGCGGCCTGCTGATGATTGCTAAAAAGCGCAGTGCCTTAGTGAAGCTCCACGAAGCCATCCGAAACGATCATCCGAAAAAAATCTACCTTGCCCTTGGCATCGGAAAACTGGTTCAAGATAAAACCCACGTCAAGCTCCCACTATTCAAATATACCGGCGCACAAGGCGAAAAAATGGTGCGCGTAAGCGAAGAAGGCCAGTCTGCCCATACTATATTCCGCGTATTGCAAAGATATAACGGCGATATCTTGCACCAAATAGGCCTCTCAAACCTTACTTATGTGGAAGCCACCCTAAAAACCGGCCGCACCCACCAAATCCGCGTTCACATGCAATCGCAAAACTGCCCGATTGCCGGTGATGAGCGCTACGGCGACTACCAAGCCAACAAACGCCTGCAAAAAATCGGGCTGAAACGTATGTTTCTGCACGCCGCCGAGCTGCATTTAAATCACCCGCTTACCAACGAACCTTTAAAGTTGATTGCACCGCTACCGCCCGAATTAGAGCAATGCTTGCTGATATTCTCAAACGAAAAAAAAGCCTAA
- a CDS encoding S49 family peptidase codes for MQYRIRREGEPENGQQPAATESWERNTLREALLETYKEQRRNRIWRNIWRVIWLLVFLSLIVGLRGGASSNAPSGDHTAVIRLSGAISNEYQDQVATLRDSLQAAYSNSSVKGIIIRANSPGGSPVISNIAFEEIRRLKKEHPDTPLYVVAEDVCASGCYYIAAAADKIYADPSSVVGSIGVIGGGFDFTGLMDTLGIKRRLKTAGSNKGMGDPFSPETPEQAKIWEQMLTDIHQEFIKAVKLGRGNRLKEKEYPDMFSGRIYTGSEAKAAGLIDDFGNVYSISRDVIGAPELVDYTEEDPLGMLLGRRIGMAAEEKAQSIINRLW; via the coding sequence ATGCAATACCGTATCCGCCGTGAAGGCGAACCTGAAAACGGCCAACAACCGGCCGCCACAGAAAGTTGGGAGCGCAATACGTTGCGCGAAGCCCTACTGGAAACTTATAAAGAACAACGCCGCAACCGCATATGGCGCAACATTTGGCGTGTTATATGGCTCCTGGTTTTTCTTTCTCTAATTGTCGGCCTGCGCGGCGGTGCAAGCTCCAATGCGCCAAGCGGCGATCATACGGCAGTTATCCGCTTAAGCGGCGCGATTTCCAACGAATACCAAGACCAAGTCGCCACTCTGCGTGACAGCCTTCAAGCGGCATACTCGAACAGCTCGGTTAAAGGCATCATCATTAGGGCAAACAGCCCCGGCGGCTCCCCTGTTATTTCCAATATTGCATTTGAAGAAATACGCCGTCTGAAAAAAGAGCATCCCGATACACCGCTTTATGTAGTAGCCGAAGACGTATGCGCTTCCGGTTGTTACTACATTGCTGCCGCCGCAGATAAAATTTATGCCGACCCTTCAAGTGTAGTCGGCAGTATCGGTGTAATCGGAGGCGGCTTTGATTTTACAGGCCTGATGGACACATTAGGCATTAAACGCCGTCTGAAAACAGCAGGCAGCAATAAAGGCATGGGCGATCCGTTCAGCCCCGAAACGCCCGAACAAGCCAAAATTTGGGAACAAATGCTGACGGATATCCATCAGGAATTCATCAAAGCCGTTAAATTGGGACGCGGCAACCGTTTGAAAGAAAAAGAATACCCCGATATGTTCAGCGGTCGTATTTATACAGGCTCCGAAGCCAAAGCCGCCGGCCTGATTGATGATTTCGGTAATGTATACAGCATTTCACGCGATGTTATCGGCGCACCCGAGTTGGTGGATTACACCGAAGAAGATCCTTTAGGCATGCTGCTGGGCCGCCGTATCGGCATGGCCGCGGAAGAAAAAGCCCAAAGTATCATCAATCGTTTGTGGTAA
- the folD gene encoding bifunctional methylenetetrahydrofolate dehydrogenase/methenyltetrahydrofolate cyclohydrolase FolD, producing MTAQLINGKEVSQQRLQIVAEKVTERQAKGLRTPALAVILVGNDPASAVYVRNKKIACEKVGFKSLSYELPADTSQETLLKLVDELNANPEVDGILVQLPLPKQIDSQVILERILPHKDVDGFHPYNVGRLVVKMPLMRPCTPKGVMTLLETYGINPEGKKAVVVGASNIVGRPQMLELLLARATVTICHSKTKNLAEEVSAADIVVVGVGIPNFVKGEWIKPGAVVIDVGINRLPDGKLCGDVEFDVAKERASMITPVPGGVGPMTIATLLENTLHAAELHDHV from the coding sequence ATGACCGCCCAATTGATTAACGGTAAAGAAGTATCCCAACAACGCCTGCAAATAGTAGCCGAAAAAGTAACCGAACGCCAAGCCAAGGGGCTGCGCACACCAGCCTTAGCCGTGATACTGGTCGGCAACGATCCCGCCAGTGCGGTATATGTACGCAATAAAAAAATCGCCTGCGAGAAAGTCGGCTTCAAATCACTTTCATATGAGCTGCCCGCCGACACCTCGCAAGAAACCCTTTTGAAACTGGTAGATGAATTGAATGCCAATCCGGAAGTAGACGGTATTCTTGTACAGCTGCCGTTACCGAAACAAATTGACAGCCAAGTAATCTTGGAGCGGATTTTGCCACACAAAGACGTCGACGGCTTCCACCCTTATAATGTCGGCAGGCTGGTTGTCAAAATGCCCCTGATGCGGCCTTGCACCCCCAAAGGTGTCATGACGCTACTGGAAACCTACGGCATCAATCCCGAAGGAAAAAAAGCAGTGGTAGTGGGGGCTTCGAATATTGTCGGCCGCCCTCAGATGCTTGAGTTGCTGCTGGCGCGTGCTACGGTTACCATCTGCCATAGCAAAACAAAAAATTTGGCCGAAGAGGTTTCAGCCGCAGATATCGTAGTGGTAGGAGTTGGTATTCCGAATTTCGTCAAAGGCGAATGGATCAAACCCGGAGCGGTTGTGATTGATGTCGGCATCAACCGTTTACCAGATGGCAAACTCTGCGGTGACGTAGAATTTGATGTTGCCAAAGAGCGTGCGTCTATGATTACCCCCGTTCCGGGCGGTGTGGGTCCGATGACTATTGCTACTTTGCTTGAAAATACCCTCCATGCCGCAGAGTTACACGATCATGTTTAA
- the tldD gene encoding metalloprotease TldD, translating into MQQIYHTVSQDLLAANGLAPEILEQSLGLIGNRKVDYADIYCQRTAFESWHLEEGIVKSGSFQIDQGVGVRAVAGEKTAFAYADSLHPDSMRRSAEAVRVIADAGQEYSTCIPVPVYGKSVHALANPIASLDSAAKVALLNKVEALAKAADPRIVQVMAGLTCEYDLIYIARLDGKHSADIRPLVRLSVTVIAKQGERREQGSAGGGGRFDLTYFDDAVISGYVQKAVGQALINLESRPAPAGAMKVVLGNGWPGVLLHEAVGHGLEGDFNRKQTSVFSGRIGERVAAKGVTVVDQGDIADRRGSLNIDDEGNETGRTVLIEDGILTGYLQDETNARLMNTRSTGNGRRESYSAVPMPRMTNTFMENGSHDPQEIIASIDKGLYAVNFGGGQVDITSGKFVFSASEAWWVENGKLQYPVKGATIIGSGPEVLKHVSMIGNDSQLDSGVGVCGKDGQSVPVGVGQPTLRIDAGLTVGGSEI; encoded by the coding sequence ATGCAGCAAATTTACCATACCGTTTCACAAGACCTGCTTGCCGCCAATGGCTTGGCTCCTGAAATTTTGGAGCAAAGTCTTGGTTTAATCGGCAACAGAAAAGTGGATTACGCCGATATATATTGCCAACGTACTGCGTTTGAGAGTTGGCATTTGGAAGAAGGGATTGTGAAATCAGGTAGTTTCCAGATTGATCAAGGTGTAGGTGTGCGTGCGGTAGCCGGGGAAAAAACAGCTTTTGCTTACGCCGACAGCCTGCATCCGGATTCTATGCGTCGAAGTGCGGAGGCTGTACGGGTGATTGCTGATGCAGGGCAGGAGTACTCAACATGTATTCCCGTGCCTGTATATGGTAAAAGCGTACATGCGCTTGCCAATCCGATTGCCAGCCTTGATTCTGCGGCGAAAGTCGCTTTGCTCAACAAAGTGGAGGCGTTGGCTAAAGCGGCTGATCCGCGGATAGTACAAGTGATGGCGGGCTTAACCTGCGAATACGACTTGATATATATCGCCCGTTTGGATGGAAAACACAGTGCCGATATCCGCCCGTTGGTGCGCCTGTCTGTGACTGTAATTGCCAAGCAAGGTGAGCGTCGGGAACAGGGCAGTGCGGGTGGTGGAGGCCGCTTTGATCTGACGTATTTTGATGATGCGGTAATCAGCGGTTATGTGCAAAAAGCCGTGGGACAGGCGCTGATAAATTTGGAATCGCGGCCTGCACCGGCGGGAGCGATGAAAGTTGTATTGGGTAACGGTTGGCCGGGTGTACTATTGCATGAAGCAGTCGGCCATGGATTGGAAGGTGACTTCAACCGCAAGCAGACCAGTGTGTTTTCAGGGCGTATTGGCGAGCGTGTTGCAGCAAAAGGCGTTACTGTGGTGGATCAGGGCGATATTGCCGACCGCCGAGGGTCACTCAATATTGATGATGAAGGCAATGAAACCGGGCGGACGGTGCTGATTGAAGACGGTATTCTCACCGGCTATCTGCAAGACGAAACCAATGCCCGCTTAATGAATACCCGCAGTACCGGTAACGGGCGCCGGGAAAGTTATTCTGCCGTGCCGATGCCCCGCATGACCAACACGTTTATGGAAAACGGCAGCCACGACCCTCAGGAAATTATCGCTTCGATCGACAAAGGTTTGTATGCTGTCAATTTCGGTGGCGGACAAGTAGACATCACCAGCGGTAAGTTTGTTTTTAGTGCATCGGAAGCTTGGTGGGTGGAAAACGGCAAGCTTCAATATCCCGTTAAAGGTGCAACGATCATCGGCAGCGGCCCCGAAGTATTGAAACATGTGAGCATGATCGGCAATGATAGCCAGCTCGATAGTGGTGTGGGCGTATGCGGTAAAGACGGGCAAAGCGTGCCTGTCGGCGTTGGTCAGCCTACGTTGCGTATTGATGCGGGATTAACGGTTGGCGGTAGTGAGATTTAA
- a CDS encoding HAD-IA family hydrolase encodes MPPKLIIFDWDGTLADTTAPITAAMQAAFLEHGLPAPPAESIRKLIGYDLRTIISILHPDIDKTQLTALVRTYTTHYLNPNNQNMRLFEHALPCLNTLKEQGYWLAVATGKGRSGLDSAISQTGTAHFWYATRCASECPSKPAPDMVLEICDELGVLPTEALVVGDTTFDLDMAANARAYAVAVSTGAHTSEQLQTSPHLAILENLGGLPSLLQTL; translated from the coding sequence ATGCCTCCAAAACTCATTATCTTCGACTGGGACGGCACGCTTGCCGATACCACCGCACCGATTACCGCCGCCATGCAGGCCGCCTTTCTAGAACACGGCTTGCCCGCGCCACCGGCCGAAAGCATACGCAAACTAATCGGATACGATTTGCGCACCATCATATCCATACTGCATCCCGATATTGACAAAACCCAACTGACGGCACTGGTACGGACTTACACCACTCATTATCTCAATCCCAACAATCAGAATATGCGCCTTTTCGAGCATGCCTTACCTTGCTTGAATACGCTCAAAGAGCAAGGTTATTGGCTGGCAGTGGCCACAGGCAAGGGGAGAAGCGGCCTAGACAGTGCCATTAGCCAAACCGGTACGGCACATTTTTGGTACGCGACGCGCTGCGCCAGCGAATGCCCTTCAAAGCCTGCGCCCGACATGGTGCTTGAAATCTGTGACGAGCTGGGTGTTTTACCTACTGAAGCTCTGGTTGTCGGCGACACTACTTTTGATTTGGATATGGCCGCCAATGCCCGTGCCTATGCCGTAGCCGTCAGCACAGGAGCACATACGTCAGAACAACTGCAAACCTCACCCCATTTGGCCATATTGGAAAATTTAGGCGGCCTGCCGTCTCTACTGCAAACTCTATAG
- a CDS encoding bifunctional biotin--[acetyl-CoA-carboxylase] ligase/type III pantothenate kinase has translation MTVLKPRHWKLLAALAEGNACHIFELSQIAGVQPQHINVVWQQMPPHIRGLLRQQDGQWRLVRPLAVFDEIKVKNVAARYGFRAALKNECTSSNDLLLEMARQNPQRVHQALVLAHQQTHGRGRQGRRWQHRLGECLMFSFGWVFDKPQHELGALALVAALACRRALDSLGVAVQIKWPNDLVIGRDKLGGILIETVRSGGKSIAVVGVGVNFVLPKTVEQATSVQAASASQLLSANNILDALLAQLADGFSRFEKTGFMSMKGDYEAASRDMGRSVRLLKDGEVVEEGVMTGVSEHGALLLETSQGNKQVVSGEISLRPNEDLPKLSLVKPRRLLLLDGGNSQLKWAWVEEGQIVSVGRAPYRDLSKLGQEWQERGGGVEKIIGCAVCSTQKKEQVAAQLPEQIEWLSSMQHALGIRNHYRNVAEHGADRWFNVLGSRRFSSNACVVVSCGTAVTVDALTEDDHYLGGTIMPGFHLMKEAMALKTANLNRPIGKVYPFPTTTSNALASGMMDAVCGSVMLMHSRLRGKTNADKVVDVVITGGGAAKVAQALPESFSLDNHIKIVDNLVIYGLLNWIEQQ, from the coding sequence ATGACTGTACTAAAACCCCGCCATTGGAAGCTTTTGGCGGCTTTGGCAGAAGGTAATGCCTGCCATATTTTCGAATTGAGCCAGATTGCAGGGGTACAGCCCCAACATATTAATGTAGTCTGGCAGCAGATGCCGCCGCATATCCGGGGGTTGTTGCGGCAACAAGACGGGCAATGGCGTTTGGTCAGACCATTGGCTGTGTTTGATGAAATCAAAGTCAAGAATGTTGCTGCCCGTTACGGTTTTCGGGCGGCATTAAAAAATGAATGCACTTCCAGCAATGATCTTTTATTAGAAATGGCGAGGCAAAATCCGCAGCGGGTGCATCAGGCGTTGGTGTTGGCGCATCAACAGACGCATGGCCGCGGGCGGCAAGGGCGCCGTTGGCAACATCGGTTGGGTGAATGTCTGATGTTCAGCTTCGGATGGGTATTTGATAAGCCGCAACACGAGCTGGGTGCGTTGGCATTGGTGGCGGCTTTGGCTTGTCGTCGTGCTTTAGACAGCTTGGGTGTAGCGGTACAAATCAAATGGCCTAATGATTTGGTTATCGGTCGCGATAAATTGGGCGGTATTTTAATTGAAACTGTACGCAGTGGCGGTAAAAGTATTGCTGTTGTGGGTGTAGGAGTGAATTTTGTTTTGCCAAAAACGGTGGAGCAGGCCACATCGGTACAGGCAGCTTCGGCATCCCAGCTATTGTCTGCAAATAATATTTTGGATGCTTTATTGGCTCAATTGGCAGATGGTTTTTCCCGTTTTGAAAAGACAGGTTTTATGTCGATGAAGGGGGACTATGAGGCCGCTAGCCGTGATATGGGACGGTCCGTACGCTTGCTCAAGGATGGAGAAGTGGTAGAAGAGGGTGTGATGACAGGTGTGTCGGAACACGGGGCTTTGCTCTTGGAAACTTCGCAGGGTAATAAACAGGTAGTGAGCGGCGAAATCAGTTTGCGGCCGAATGAAGACTTACCCAAACTATCATTGGTAAAGCCTAGGCGCTTGTTATTATTGGATGGCGGCAACAGTCAGTTGAAGTGGGCATGGGTGGAAGAGGGGCAGATTGTTTCCGTTGGTCGTGCGCCTTATCGTGATTTGTCGAAGTTGGGGCAAGAATGGCAAGAGCGGGGGGGCGGTGTAGAAAAGATTATAGGTTGTGCCGTATGCAGTACGCAGAAAAAAGAACAGGTAGCAGCCCAGTTGCCTGAGCAAATCGAATGGCTCTCTTCGATGCAACATGCTTTAGGTATACGAAACCATTACCGCAATGTTGCCGAACATGGCGCCGACCGCTGGTTTAACGTGCTTGGCAGCCGCCGTTTTAGCAGTAATGCTTGTGTGGTAGTGAGCTGTGGTACGGCAGTAACGGTAGATGCGTTAACTGAAGATGACCATTATCTCGGCGGTACGATTATGCCGGGCTTTCATTTGATGAAGGAGGCTATGGCGCTGAAAACGGCTAATCTTAATCGTCCGATCGGGAAGGTTTACCCGTTTCCCACGACTACTTCTAACGCATTGGCCAGCGGTATGATGGATGCGGTTTGCGGTTCGGTAATGCTGATGCATAGTCGGTTGCGTGGAAAAACTAATGCAGATAAAGTGGTGGATGTGGTGATTACCGGAGGTGGTGCGGCCAAGGTGGCACAAGCTTTACCGGAATCTTTTAGCTTGGACAATCATATTAAAATTGTAGATAATCTCGTCATTTACGGATTACTCAACTGGATTGAACAACAATGA
- a CDS encoding adenylyltransferase/cytidyltransferase family protein yields MKNWPQPDFIRKICPPEQLAQRLAGLPRPLVFTNGCFDILHRGHVTYLAQARAMGAAMILALNTDASVRRLGKGSDRPVNPLENRVDVAAALESVDIVTWFDDDTPAALIELIKPDILIKGGDWAPEKIVGAEETLARGGKVYSIPFLYQTSTTQTLAKIRGVEGQQA; encoded by the coding sequence ATGAAAAATTGGCCTCAACCCGACTTTATTCGCAAAATCTGCCCGCCGGAACAATTGGCGCAGAGATTGGCTGGCTTGCCCCGACCACTGGTATTTACCAACGGCTGCTTTGATATTCTGCATCGAGGCCATGTAACTTATCTTGCTCAAGCGCGTGCTATGGGGGCGGCTATGATATTGGCTTTAAACACTGATGCGTCGGTACGCCGTTTGGGCAAGGGTAGTGATAGGCCGGTGAATCCCTTGGAAAATCGTGTAGATGTTGCGGCAGCATTGGAAAGTGTGGATATCGTTACTTGGTTCGATGATGATACGCCGGCTGCATTGATTGAGTTAATTAAACCAGATATTTTGATTAAAGGGGGGGATTGGGCACCCGAAAAAATAGTTGGTGCGGAGGAAACCTTGGCTCGAGGTGGAAAAGTGTATTCGATTCCGTTTTTATACCAAACCTCAACTACGCAAACCTTGGCTAAAATCCGTGGGGTAGAGGGTCAGCAGGCATGA
- a CDS encoding transglutaminaseTgpA domain-containing protein, whose translation MQFALLCTLLWTALPLAGALPVVVTALFGGLWLLRLALLRLHIGRVHGLALVLMLLMVAGLVWQQLGTVFGREGGIAFLLLLVMLKSFESTGRRDWQVLVLAMLFLSGSSVLLNQSLLTGVWLLLTLLLLAVCMALLGGLPFKQAAKRGGQALLLTLPLMVLLFVAVPRSSEPLWRIPQQSAQAKTGLSDTMEPGSISNLVQSNEWVANITFSGQQPEIQDMYWRAIIMADFDGIRWHAVDNRYEDDAEAATVGRTTYQMIVRDQNGVLPALDYPGTSLPRGIGARLGQVLRAEQSREGLRRLTLQASVGDILVQRLNAAEQAFYTRLPREGNPQTRALAQKLRDQSVSPRQFVDQVLHHYRSSSFVYTLQPPKTEGRNGIDEFMFRTRRGFCEHYAQSFVVMMRAGGLPARVVTGYQGGTFNEQAGFWQLRSRDAHAWAEVWLPDEQRWLRVDPTAAVSAVRTQSGVAEALPESERAQVERSGTWANWADTGQYYWQQWVVNYDQNKQNSLFAALGLGGFNFKTLWIVLLPGLLLAFLPVWYWWKNGRRADTDELAEGFMLLKTVLLGSEDEKLAATSATELRHLMAAHDMADDEIDRLLIQYENWLYAGVEPPSGAVRRRWLAQVKKAAKRYVR comes from the coding sequence GTGCAGTTTGCATTGCTATGCACTTTGCTGTGGACTGCATTGCCTCTTGCCGGTGCTTTGCCTGTGGTGGTAACGGCTTTGTTCGGCGGCTTATGGCTTCTCCGCTTGGCCTTGTTGCGTTTGCATATCGGCCGTGTGCACGGTTTGGCTTTGGTATTAATGTTGCTGATGGTAGCCGGTTTGGTTTGGCAACAATTGGGAACGGTGTTTGGCCGTGAGGGCGGGATTGCATTTTTATTGCTGCTGGTGATGCTTAAGTCGTTTGAAAGTACGGGCAGGCGCGATTGGCAGGTGCTGGTGTTGGCGATGCTTTTTCTCAGCGGATCAAGTGTTTTGCTTAACCAAAGCCTGCTGACGGGTGTTTGGCTGTTGCTGACTTTATTACTGTTGGCGGTGTGTATGGCGTTGTTGGGTGGTTTGCCTTTCAAACAGGCAGCCAAGCGGGGCGGACAGGCGTTACTGCTGACTTTACCGTTGATGGTATTGTTGTTTGTGGCGGTGCCGAGAAGCAGCGAGCCTTTGTGGCGTATCCCGCAACAAAGTGCGCAAGCTAAAACGGGTTTGTCGGATACGATGGAACCGGGCAGTATCAGCAATCTGGTACAGAGCAATGAATGGGTGGCCAATATTACCTTTAGCGGGCAACAACCGGAAATTCAGGATATGTACTGGCGCGCCATCATCATGGCTGATTTTGACGGTATACGCTGGCATGCGGTGGACAATCGTTATGAAGATGACGCCGAAGCCGCAACAGTAGGCAGAACCACTTACCAAATGATTGTGCGTGATCAAAACGGCGTGCTGCCCGCATTGGATTATCCCGGCACATCTCTGCCGCGGGGAATAGGTGCGCGCTTGGGGCAGGTGTTGAGGGCGGAACAAAGCCGTGAAGGTTTGCGCAGGCTGACTTTGCAAGCTTCGGTAGGCGATATCTTGGTTCAACGGTTGAATGCCGCCGAACAGGCGTTTTATACCCGCCTGCCTCGCGAAGGTAACCCGCAAACACGCGCCTTGGCTCAAAAATTGCGGGATCAGTCGGTGTCACCGCGTCAATTTGTCGATCAAGTATTGCATCATTACCGCAGCAGTTCGTTTGTTTATACCCTGCAGCCGCCGAAGACCGAAGGTCGAAACGGTATTGATGAATTTATGTTTCGCACCCGTCGTGGTTTTTGTGAGCATTACGCCCAGAGTTTTGTCGTTATGATGAGGGCGGGCGGATTGCCGGCACGGGTGGTGACCGGTTATCAGGGAGGTACTTTTAATGAACAAGCCGGTTTTTGGCAGTTGCGCAGCCGTGATGCCCATGCGTGGGCCGAAGTTTGGCTGCCGGATGAACAGCGGTGGTTGAGGGTTGATCCGACAGCTGCTGTTTCGGCCGTGCGCACGCAAAGCGGTGTTGCCGAGGCATTGCCTGAAAGCGAACGTGCGCAGGTGGAGCGAAGCGGTACATGGGCAAATTGGGCGGATACGGGCCAGTATTATTGGCAGCAATGGGTGGTAAATTACGATCAAAATAAACAAAATAGTTTGTTTGCCGCCTTAGGGTTGGGCGGATTCAACTTTAAGACCCTATGGATTGTCTTGTTGCCTGGGTTGTTGTTGGCATTTTTGCCGGTTTGGTATTGGTGGAAGAACGGCAGACGGGCCGATACTGATGAGCTGGCCGAAGGTTTTATGCTGTTAAAAACAGTATTATTGGGTAGCGAAGATGAAAAATTGGCCGCTACCAGTGCGACCGAGCTGCGTCATTTGATGGCTGCGCATGATATGGCTGATGACGAAATCGACCGGTTGCTGATCCAATATGAAAACTGGCTGTATGCGGGCGTTGAGCCTCCGTCTGGTGCGGTACGCCGCCGTTGGCTGGCACAAGTGAAGAAAGCTGCCAAGCGTTACGTGCGTTAA